CCATAGCCACCATACCCGCCGTACCCACCATACCCGCCGTACCCACCATAGCCTCCGTAGCCGCCATAGCCGTAGCCACCGAGGCCATAGCCGAGACCCAGGCCCCACAGGCCCAGGCCGTAGAGCCCGTAACCTCCATAGCCCAGTCCGTAGCCGCCATACCCGCCGTACCCACCATAGCCACCACGCCCGTAGCCGCCGTACCCGCCATAGCCATAGCGGCCATATCCTCCGTAACCGCCGTATCCAGACCGGCCATAGCCGCCATAGCCTGCGTAACGGCTATGGAGCGAGTTGACGTTGTTGGCGCCGCTGAAGTTGCGATTCACAAAGCTCGAGTGGCCAAGGCCGCGCGACGCAGTGCCGAGGCCCGGCAAGCTGCGGCTGGCGCCAATGTTGCTGAAGTTCCGGCTGGCAAAGCTCGAACCCGTCATCCCGCGCGATGCGCCGCCGATGCTCGAGATGCCGCGGCCGCCATTGACGCTGCTGAAGTTGCGGCTGGCGAAGCTTGGAGCGCGCGAGATGCCAGCGCTGCGATTCATCGAACCCATGCTGCGGCTTGCGCCGCTGCTGAACGATCGGCCGGCCATGCTGTGGCCCATGCCGCCGACGCCGCGCGACATCCCGCCGCCGTGGAAGCCGCCACCGTGGTAACCTCCGCCCCCATGAAAACCGCCACCACCGTGGAAGCCTCCGCCTCCACCATGGAAACCGCCGCCATGCCCCCCGCCGCCATGTCCGCCCCCGCCGTGTGCCCAGGCGTCGGCCCCTGGAATAGCCAC
Above is a genomic segment from Planctomycetota bacterium containing:
- a CDS encoding tetratricopeptide repeat protein; translation: MRKRIFQLAAALLGIVLVVAIPGADAWAHGGGGHGGGGHGGGFHGGGGGFHGGGGFHGGGGYHGGGFHGGGMSRGVGGMGHSMAGRSFSSGASRSMGSMNRSAGISRAPSFASRNFSSVNGGRGISSIGGASRGMTGSSFASRNFSNIGASRSLPGLGTASRGLGHSSFVNRNFSGANNVNSLHSRYAGYGGYGRSGYGGYGGYGRYGYGGYGGYGRGGYGGYGGYGGYGLGYGGYGLYGLGLWGLGLGYGLGGYGYGGYGGYGGYGGYGGYGGYGGYGGYGGYGYPSYGYTSAYSAPVSLANNTASATPSIPPTTDYAAQGEQDFRAGNYAAAVQDFQHALVDNPNNGGLALMMSQALFANGNYAPAAEAVQAAMQILPPDQWGNVIKNAWELYPNMQNYTDQLRALETARTNSPSDPALRFLLGYQYGYLGYPSQAVKELDVAVAIAPKDVATATLRNLFASQAGMPTIPVPTPGAAPTPPMPGLQPATPAPQLPPS